The Sphingobium sp. BYY-5 genome includes a window with the following:
- a CDS encoding helix-turn-helix domain-containing protein — MDERDFTMQNEMRRAFGMLSGKWKLEIMWLLHQRIYRFGELRKGIPGITQHMLTAQLRELEADGLISRTVFAEVPPRVEYAITPKARALGPMMEALTAWWSEHGSSVPQKRSDSSGRKASERG; from the coding sequence ATGGATGAGCGTGATTTCACCATGCAGAATGAGATGCGCCGCGCGTTCGGGATGCTCTCGGGCAAGTGGAAGCTGGAGATCATGTGGCTGCTCCACCAGCGGATCTATCGCTTCGGGGAACTGCGAAAAGGCATTCCGGGGATCACGCAGCACATGCTGACCGCACAGCTACGCGAGCTTGAGGCCGACGGCTTGATATCGCGCACGGTGTTTGCGGAGGTGCCTCCGCGCGTCGAATATGCAATAACGCCAAAGGCGCGCGCACTCGGGCCAATGATGGAGGCCCTGACGGCTTGGTGGAGCGAGCACGGAAGCAGCGTACCGCAGAAGCGTTCGGATTCGAGTGGCCGTAAGGCAAGTGAAAGAGGGTAA
- a CDS encoding DoxX family protein, giving the protein MAAIYTYWISTALLSALYLSSAFLYLTRKDFVQKAQADLGYHAAHLVPLMIVVKILGPAAVLTRISVPLSDLAYAGIFYHLILSGMAHLGVRSLKNAAPAAIGFVLLAASFATQNYARELPSPYAPATVAHH; this is encoded by the coding sequence ATGGCCGCCATTTATACATATTGGATCAGCACGGCGTTGTTGTCGGCACTGTATCTGTCATCCGCATTTTTGTACCTGACCAGAAAGGACTTCGTCCAAAAGGCACAAGCCGATCTGGGTTATCATGCTGCACATCTGGTGCCGCTGATGATCGTGGTGAAGATCCTTGGACCGGCCGCAGTCCTGACGCGCATCAGCGTGCCGCTCAGCGATCTCGCCTATGCGGGCATCTTCTATCACCTGATCCTGTCCGGAATGGCCCATCTGGGGGTGCGCAGCCTGAAGAACGCTGCTCCTGCGGCCATTGGCTTCGTGCTTCTGGCCGCATCGTTCGCAACGCAGAACTACGCGCGCGAACTACCCTCGCCCTACGCGCCCGCAACAGTGGCGCACCACTAA
- a CDS encoding SDR family oxidoreductase yields the protein MGRLDGKIAIVAGAGRGIGRATAKLFAAEGAKVAVLSLTPANIDAVVADIEAVGGSALAVQCDLSDGEQIKAAVDKVVAAYGGIDILVNNAFDPSAALSSVIDLSVEQLQRNFDMGPIAYLRMMQAAYPHLKASGAGRIINLGSASGLLGMVGYAPYGMAKEAVRALTRVAAREWGADGITVNNVMPIADTFGSDRPPLPNVFDRNGSPEQDIAPVILFLATKDAQFITGYSLTPDGGMIIDSAR from the coding sequence ATGGGCCGACTTGACGGCAAAATTGCCATTGTAGCCGGCGCAGGCCGCGGCATCGGTCGCGCCACCGCCAAACTGTTCGCGGCGGAGGGAGCGAAGGTCGCCGTCCTGTCCCTGACGCCTGCGAATATCGATGCTGTCGTGGCCGATATCGAAGCCGTGGGCGGTTCTGCCCTCGCGGTTCAGTGCGACCTTAGTGACGGTGAGCAGATCAAAGCTGCGGTGGACAAGGTAGTAGCCGCTTATGGCGGTATCGACATCCTCGTCAACAACGCCTTCGATCCCTCTGCGGCACTATCCTCGGTCATCGATCTGTCGGTCGAGCAGCTACAGCGCAATTTCGATATGGGGCCGATCGCCTATCTGCGCATGATGCAGGCTGCCTATCCGCACCTCAAGGCCAGTGGAGCCGGTCGTATCATCAACCTTGGCTCCGCCAGCGGCCTCCTCGGCATGGTGGGGTACGCTCCCTACGGCATGGCCAAGGAGGCCGTCCGCGCGCTCACTCGGGTCGCCGCCCGAGAGTGGGGCGCCGATGGGATCACCGTGAACAACGTCATGCCGATTGCCGATACCTTCGGCAGTGACAGGCCGCCCTTGCCCAATGTGTTCGATCGCAATGGATCGCCCGAACAGGACATCGCGCCGGTCATCCTGTTTCTCGCCACCAAGGATGCGCAGTTCATCACCGGCTACAGCCTCACGCCCGATGGCGGGATGATTATCGACAGTGCGCGCTGA
- a CDS encoding MAPEG family protein, producing the protein MAILPITSILAAAFAVALVALSFPISLRRLKVGDMVGGSADEVLHRRIRAQGNFIEYVPLGLVSLGLVEAHAAPIWIILAIGTMLVLGRALHAFGMLADSGPVRGFGMIFTYLALLGAAGRLIVDVVI; encoded by the coding sequence ATGGCCATACTGCCCATCACATCGATCTTGGCGGCAGCTTTCGCGGTCGCGCTTGTCGCTCTTTCATTCCCGATTTCGCTCCGACGGCTAAAGGTCGGGGATATGGTCGGTGGCAGCGCTGACGAAGTTCTGCACCGACGTATCCGCGCGCAGGGCAATTTCATCGAATATGTTCCGCTTGGCTTAGTGAGCCTTGGGCTGGTCGAGGCTCACGCTGCGCCAATATGGATCATATTGGCTATCGGGACGATGCTTGTCCTTGGGCGGGCCTTGCACGCGTTCGGCATGCTGGCGGATTCAGGACCAGTGCGTGGCTTCGGCATGATCTTCACCTATTTGGCGCTGCTTGGCGCCGCGGGACGGCTGATCGTGGACGTGGTGATATGA
- a CDS encoding alpha/beta hydrolase, translated as MRIGSIPTQTHRRSPMSMHRSNTKPSAYDIQRRALLKLTGASLAAFGAASMFNVPTAEAQTMSNEWDKVFPRSQKVDHEKVTFKNRYGITLSGDLYLPKDRADQRLSALAVGGPFGAVKEQSSGIYAQSMAERGFVALAFDPSYTGESGGEPRNVASPDINTEDFSAAVDFIGLRPEVDRERIGVIGICGWGGMALNAVASDKRIKAVVASTMYDMTRVMSKGYNDAVTLQQRAQTLEQLGQQRWADAENGYPAYGPVSLELKGGEPQFMVEYADYYKTPRGFHPRAVNSNASWSLTTPLSFMNMPILTYIAEISPRPVLFIHGEKAHSRYFSETAFAAAAEPKEFVIVPGANHTDLYDKIDVIPFDRLISFFNQHLSV; from the coding sequence TTGCGGATCGGGTCGATCCCAACGCAAACGCACAGGAGATCACCAATGTCTATGCACCGCTCTAACACGAAACCGTCAGCCTATGACATCCAGCGGCGCGCACTTCTGAAGCTGACCGGCGCAAGCCTCGCCGCCTTCGGCGCAGCTTCAATGTTCAACGTCCCCACAGCAGAGGCTCAGACTATGTCAAACGAATGGGATAAGGTCTTCCCGCGCAGCCAGAAGGTCGATCATGAGAAGGTCACGTTCAAAAATCGCTATGGCATCACCCTGTCGGGCGATCTCTATCTGCCGAAGGACCGTGCCGACCAGCGCCTGTCGGCATTGGCCGTCGGCGGACCGTTCGGTGCGGTCAAGGAACAGTCATCGGGTATCTATGCCCAAAGCATGGCGGAGCGCGGCTTCGTCGCGCTGGCTTTTGATCCTTCCTACACCGGCGAAAGCGGTGGCGAACCGCGCAATGTCGCCTCGCCGGACATCAATACAGAGGATTTCAGCGCAGCGGTGGACTTCATTGGCCTGCGACCCGAAGTCGACCGCGAACGGATCGGCGTAATCGGCATTTGCGGCTGGGGTGGTATGGCATTGAACGCGGTCGCATCAGACAAGCGGATCAAGGCCGTAGTTGCCAGCACCATGTATGACATGACCCGCGTGATGTCGAAGGGCTATAACGACGCGGTGACCCTGCAGCAGCGCGCACAGACGCTGGAGCAACTGGGTCAACAGCGTTGGGCGGATGCAGAGAATGGCTATCCTGCCTATGGTCCGGTCTCCCTCGAACTTAAGGGCGGCGAACCGCAGTTCATGGTGGAATATGCTGACTATTATAAAACGCCTCGAGGCTTCCACCCGCGAGCAGTCAATTCGAACGCATCCTGGAGCCTGACCACGCCGCTGTCGTTTATGAACATGCCGATCCTGACCTACATAGCGGAAATCTCGCCGCGGCCGGTCCTGTTCATCCATGGCGAAAAGGCCCATTCGCGTTACTTCAGCGAAACCGCCTTCGCGGCAGCAGCCGAACCGAAGGAATTCGTGATCGTCCCCGGCGCCAACCATACCGATCTTTACGACAAGATAGACGTGATCCCGTTCGACAGGCTGATCAGCTTCTTCAATCAGCATCTTTCCGTGTGA
- a CDS encoding MFS transporter, with product MVVATTSNGSEPVAAWGAVLSMALCVAMLIASEFMPVSLLTPMAEGLRATTGQTGQAISISCLFAVAASMIVTTAAGTLNRKWVLVAMTAVMLLSLVLVAAVPNFAVLMIGRALLGICIGGFWALATAVIMRLVPERDVPRALALMYGGQAIAAAFAAPIGSYLGGMFGWRAVFWALTPIVAGNLVWHMIALPSLPARQRQDFRTMLGLLKRPYFLRGLIAAMLSWGSAFTMFTYLRPFLEQVTDVDVTMLSILLLILGCAGFAGTWASGRFLRGNVAPLLRLPALLMGGCTLGLLLLGGSVVAAGLFLALWGMMNTAMSVIWMTWMSQNAADAPEAAGSLMVAAIQVSILLGAVVGGLLLDGLTVIATFIGSVVLAGFAIALIGSGRHLLKPE from the coding sequence ATGGTGGTTGCGACCACATCCAATGGAAGCGAACCGGTCGCCGCCTGGGGGGCGGTGCTCTCCATGGCGCTCTGCGTGGCGATGCTGATCGCTTCGGAATTCATGCCGGTCAGTTTACTCACGCCGATGGCGGAAGGGTTGCGCGCAACCACCGGGCAGACCGGACAGGCGATTTCGATTAGCTGCCTCTTCGCGGTGGCGGCCAGCATGATTGTCACCACTGCCGCCGGGACGCTCAATCGGAAATGGGTTTTGGTCGCGATGACCGCCGTCATGTTGCTGTCATTGGTGCTGGTCGCGGCGGTGCCGAATTTCGCGGTACTCATGATCGGCCGCGCTCTGCTCGGCATTTGCATCGGCGGCTTCTGGGCGCTGGCCACCGCCGTCATCATGCGACTGGTTCCCGAACGCGACGTTCCGCGTGCGCTCGCTCTGATGTACGGTGGGCAGGCTATCGCGGCCGCCTTCGCTGCGCCGATCGGCAGCTACCTGGGCGGCATGTTCGGCTGGCGCGCAGTGTTCTGGGCGCTGACACCCATCGTCGCCGGCAATCTCGTCTGGCATATGATCGCTCTTCCCTCGCTGCCCGCACGTCAGCGCCAGGACTTCCGGACCATGCTTGGTCTGCTGAAGCGTCCCTATTTCCTGCGCGGCCTGATCGCGGCAATGCTGTCATGGGGGTCGGCCTTCACCATGTTCACCTATCTGCGCCCATTTCTGGAGCAGGTGACGGATGTGGACGTGACGATGCTCTCGATCCTGCTGCTTATATTAGGCTGTGCTGGCTTCGCTGGCACCTGGGCGTCTGGCCGCTTCCTCCGCGGTAACGTCGCGCCTCTGTTGCGACTGCCGGCGCTGCTCATGGGCGGCTGTACGTTAGGCCTGCTGCTCCTGGGAGGCTCCGTGGTGGCGGCAGGCTTGTTTCTCGCCCTCTGGGGTATGATGAATACCGCCATGTCGGTCATCTGGATGACATGGATGTCACAGAATGCCGCCGACGCGCCTGAGGCCGCAGGCAGCCTGATGGTTGCGGCGATCCAGGTCTCGATCCTGCTGGGCGCGGTCGTCGGCGGGCTGCTTCTGGACGGTCTGACGGTCATCGCGACCTTCATCGGCAGCGTGGTTCTGGCCGGTTTTGCAATCGCGCTCATCGGCAGTGGTCGGCATCTGCTGAAGCCCGAATGA
- a CDS encoding LysR family transcriptional regulator, which translates to MAKTDLNQLTWFQAVAEERSFTKAAAKLGVAQSTLSHTIKQLEERMGIRLLTRTTRNVAATVAGERLLQTIAPRIAEIEDEIAALMTFRERPSGSIRLTLSDHALESVVWPKLRPVLSAYPDIGVELILDSSFRNIVEEGFDAGVRLGESVEKDMIAVRIGPDWRLVAVASPTYLDAHDAPVHPQDLVRHICINMRHETAGGLYAWEFEKDGQALRVRVKGQLTFNNSYAMIDAAVNGYGIAYVPENIVEQHIASGLLVQILDDWSPLFDGYFLYYPSRRQNLPAFKVIIDALRFRG; encoded by the coding sequence ATGGCCAAAACCGACCTCAACCAACTGACCTGGTTCCAAGCCGTCGCGGAGGAGCGCAGTTTCACCAAGGCGGCGGCAAAGCTCGGCGTTGCGCAATCGACACTCAGCCACACGATCAAGCAGCTTGAAGAGCGCATGGGGATACGTCTCCTGACGCGCACGACACGCAATGTCGCGGCAACCGTTGCAGGCGAACGGCTGCTCCAGACGATCGCGCCACGCATCGCAGAAATCGAAGACGAGATCGCGGCCCTGATGACGTTCCGCGAGAGGCCGTCAGGCTCGATCAGGCTGACCTTATCCGATCACGCATTGGAAAGTGTCGTATGGCCAAAGCTGAGGCCGGTTCTCAGCGCCTATCCAGATATCGGCGTCGAACTGATCCTGGACAGCAGCTTCCGCAATATTGTCGAGGAAGGGTTCGACGCCGGTGTCCGGTTGGGAGAAAGCGTCGAGAAAGATATGATCGCGGTCCGCATCGGTCCGGACTGGCGCCTGGTGGCCGTCGCGTCACCCACCTATCTCGATGCGCATGATGCGCCGGTGCATCCGCAGGATCTGGTCCGGCATATCTGCATCAACATGCGTCACGAGACCGCCGGGGGTCTTTATGCCTGGGAATTCGAGAAGGACGGGCAGGCGCTGCGTGTCCGGGTGAAAGGGCAACTGACCTTCAACAATTCCTACGCCATGATCGACGCGGCGGTGAACGGCTACGGCATCGCCTATGTCCCCGAAAATATCGTGGAACAGCATATCGCGTCAGGTTTGCTGGTGCAGATCCTGGACGATTGGTCCCCCTTATTCGATGGCTATTTCCTCTATTATCCGAGCCGCCGGCAAAACCTTCCTGCTTTTAAGGTCATCATCGACGCGCTCCGATTTCGAGGATGA